The nucleotide sequence CTGCGGTGGCGACCGCATTCTAAAAAGCGAAAAAGCCCTTCCAGCCTCAGATACGCCGTGTTTGTGATGAGACGTGTGATGGATTCAACACAATCACCATGTGATCATCAGGACCTGGCTCGCGACCATGTGCGGTTGCAGACGCAGTACGCGGAAATCGCCTTGCTGGCAGGCGGGCTGGCTCACGAGATTCGAAACCCTCTTTCGACGATCGCACTCAATCTCGACCTGCTGTCAGAAGATCTCGCCGCCGGAGATTCACCGCGTGAGCGCAGGATCCTGCAGAAAGTCATCGCGGTCCGCAAGCAGTGCGTGAACCTCGAACGCCTTCTGAATGACTTTCTTCAGTTCGCCCGCGTCGGGGCTCTCGAACAACATCCGGCCGATCTGAATGCGATGGTCGAGGAATTCATCGAGTTCTATCAGCCACAGGCCAAAGACCTGGGGATCGAAATCAGTCCGCATCTGGCCGCGAACCTGCCGCAAGTCAACATTGACGCTCGCCTGTTTCGTCAGGTGTTGAACAATCTTTCCCGTAATGCACAGCAGGCCATGCCTCGCGGCGGCGTGCTGGAACTGCAGACGTACGAGCGGGACGGTCGGGTCATTCTGGAAATCATCGATAACGGCGAAGGGATGTCTCCCGAGACCCAGGCGAAAATGTTCGACACTTTCTACTCCACCAAGCGGGAAGGGAGTGGACTGGGATTACCGACCGTTCGGAAGATTGTCGAAGTCCACGGCGGAACCATTCATTGCGACAGCGAACCTCATCGTGGCACCCGATTCAGCATCAGCCTGCCAATCGCCGACAAAACGGAATGATTCCTCGGTAGTCCGGTCGCCTGCGACTGAACCGCGCTACCACCGACACTTCGATTCCGCCAAGTCTTCCGCCAAGCTTCTCTGCTGCAGGATCGTTCGATCATCCCTCCAAGCTCATCGGGAAGCCCCCAGCACTTGAGGGATCCGGCGTACAGTCCTGTGAAACACCGCGGGTCAAGGTGGCATTCTCGTGGTGAGGCAGTTTTCGTCATGGCAGGTGCCATCGACAAACGGTCTTCAAACCACATGAACACGAGGAAACCTGCAAAGTCTGACAATCAGGCGGCCGATAATGAGTCGTCTCATACACATCAATGAAGTCCTGTTCAAAAAGGAAAGAAATCTCGAGAAAGGTGTTGCATATTCCGAAGTCGTGACAGTATCCTCACTAACCTCATTCAGGAGTTCTCAGTGCGCCCCATCGACACGAGTCGCGAGCAGCTCAACGGTCGTCGGTCACGACGACTGGGATGCTTCGTTTTCTCGGTCATGGTGATGATCGGAATGTCGCTGGCGTCGCCAGCTTCGGTCGAGGCGACTTGTGGTGATTATTTATCTCATCACCACATGCATGATGCTGGAACTCTCGACCTGCACGATATTTTCGCTACGGGGATGCCCGAGCAGCAGGACTTCTGGGCCCATTTTCGCCCTGGCCAGTCGAACTCAAACAAGCCTTTCCCGCTTCGACGTTGCAACGGCCCTTCCTGTCAGCAAGCTCCACTGGAATCACCGCTGTCAGCCCCCGTCGTAGCACCCGAACCACAAGATCGATGGGGTTGGATGTTCTCCATCCCTCTCCCGTCATCTGACGAGTTCAAGTTCCGAGCGGCGTTCTCAGAACCAGTCCGCTCCTTGACCCTCTCGTTTCGCCTTGAGCGTCCTCCCAGGCGCTGATCCTTCTTCTGCGGACGAGGTCTCTTCGTGTCGTGAGAGAAGGGACATTCCGGATCGTGAATCTCCACGATCAGTGAAAGATCCTTCTCTGCAGACACTCCGAACAGCAGACTGCTTCGATCCCGAAGCGGTTCCTGGCGCAGGATTTCGCACTGTGCCACGTCTCTGTGCCGTCTGGAAGAGTACCTGCACCCGATCATCTCGATGTCTGTACGTGCGAATTGAACTCTGTGAACTCCGCTATTGCGGTTTCGCCAGCTTCGCGCGTCCTTGCCCATCAATGCAACCGTCGATTTTTGACGGCCCGCGCTGATGTCGAATTGATTTGCAATCGACTTAGTATCGTACTCGCCAATAAGTCTTTTGTTTTTTGTCGTCTGTTGAATTTCTTGTATATTTTGTTTTCGGTCTTGGAGGATTTGTTTCATGTCTCTTCGTTCTGAGCTGCGACGTCGGGCCTTTACTTTGATCGAGCTACTGGTCGTCATCGCAATTATTGCTGTTTTGATCGCGCTCTTACTTCCTGCCGTCCAACAGGCACGGGAAGCGGCCCGGCGCACACAATGCAAAAACAACCTCAAGCAACTCGGTCTTGCCATGCACAATTACAGTGACACCTATGGGGGCTTTCCGATGGGAAAGAACACGACCGTTTCGGGAGTCTCGGCAACAAACCTGCCCGCTCAGGCTCGTATTCTTCCTTACATCGATCAGGCCAATCTGTACGCCCTGATCAACTTCAATGTCTCAGGCAACAATCCTCTGAACGTTGTCGCCTACAACACGAACGTGTCGGCCTATCGTTGTCCATCGGATCCCGATTCGCTGCCCGGAGTCGTTGGAGGTCGAAACAACTACTATACCAACACCGGAACCAGCGTCTTGAATGGTATTCCGTCTCAAGCAGTTGGGGGCAACGGTTATGGATGGCCCTCACACAACGGGGTCATCTTCCAGGATAGTTTCATCCGATTTGGTGACATCATCGACGGCACAAGTAACACGGCACTGATGTCGGAACGCATGCTCGGAGACGGCAGCAACGGTGTCAGCACGCCACGGACAGACACCTTCCAGCCCGGAACCTATCCCGAAAACGCGGATGAAGCATGGCAGTTGTGTCATAACTTCGACGTAAACGACCTGTCCAAGCAAGGAAAGTCGAACGGTGGGGTCCCCTGGTTGCAACCAGACCACACGACGACCTATTACTATCACATCATGGTTCCCAACGACCTTTCATGTATGTTCCCACCCGGCCGCATCGCCACCACGGCGAACAGTCGGCACGTGGGGGGCGTTCATCTTCTGCTTTGCGACGGGTCGGTCCGGTTTTCTTCGTCGAACGTCGATCTGCAGGTGTGGCGAGGCGTTGGTACCCGGAATGGAAGCGAAATCGCTTCTGATTTCTAATAGTCCTGAACGAACATCACTGCGCAGGAATCAGCTGCCAGACACGGAACAAACACGTGCCTGATGCCGGTACCTTGCGAAGGGGCGTCATGTCGCTCGCACAGCAAACAGCTTAGAAATCGAGCCCCTTGGGATTCGTTTTCTACGTTGCCTGACTCGAGCAGATATGAAGGCTGATCCCCGAGACGCTGGTGCTGTTCGTTTTGAATATTGGTTTGGCCTGACCCGGGAACTTCCGTCCCCAGGGGTGGTGTTTTTGAAGACGCCGGGGCAGTCCAATTCTGGAGATTCGTAACCCAGGGGACGAGGGCGATTCCAGGACCGAAGTGAGAGTCAAAGTCTCACCCGGCCTGAAACTCCCTGTAGCGCCATGTGGTCTCGAGTCATGACATCCTGCATTTTCAAATTTGGTGTTGCTTCTCAATGAAACTGTTTTCGTACGCTCCGTGGTTCATGACTTGTCTGTTACTGGTCGCCTTGAATGGCTGTTCCAGATCCGCGGGAAGTATTCCGGTGAATGAATCTGCCGCCACGCAGGCCTGTGAGGAATTCCTCGAGGCATGGAAAGAGGGCATGACTCCGGAGGATCTGGTTCCCAGGATCCACGGATCCGATTACGACTGGGCCTCGGGTTATAAGCTGATTGATTACGAACTTCTGCCAGAGGAAAAGAACAATGGCACCAGTCTGGAAATTTCAGCCAATCTGACGCTCGAAGACGGCAAAGGAAGCAAAAAGAAATCCATCGCAACCTATACCGTAGGGACTTCGCCCGCCGTGACAGTCATTCGAATCGAACCGCAGTAGCCCCTTCGAAAATCAGGGGTTCGACTGCTGATGAGCCCGACGAATGGCTGATGACGGGCTGGAGGACGGACCAGAAAGGCTTAACGAAATGAACCACGGTCATCTGCCCCATGAAACAGAGGAATATTACGAGGCGGAAACTGCCGTTTTACCGAGGTGCGGCAATGAGCTGGGAGGGATGCTCACTGCAACGGCATCCGAGACACACACAGCGGTCCAATCCTCCACGACTCACTATTTTCAAGATGTCATTCCTGAGCTGGAGATCTATCACGCGGGGGAATTGACCGTGCTGGGATTCGGTGGCCGCGAAATCGTGGACCAGCTGAACTTCGCTCAATGCTCCGAAGAATTCATGAATCTGGTCCGGGACTACCAATGCCAGACGCTGGCACTGGACATGACGGGAGTACGACTGATCCCCAGCGGGTTGCTCGGAGTCCTCGTCACGGTTCACCTCCAGCAGATCGATATTCATCTGTTTAATCCCTCCCGGGATATTCGCGAGGTGCTCGAGATCACCAAACTCGATCGAGTCTGGCACCTCCATGAGATCGACGTTTAAACGAACGAAATGTTCCACCTGATTTTTCGGAATCAGACCACATGATGCGGAGCAGGGGCCTCATTGCGATTCGATGCATCCAGCGCGGTGGCTTTGCCATCGCGTATCTGGCTGTTTTTGTCATCGTCAATAGCCACTCCGCGTCCGCCACCTGCGGCAGCTATCTGCTGTCGCAGGGCAGCCATCTCGCAAGCGATTCCCCGGACCTCGATCCGTTTGCAGAATCCCCCGTCCGCGCCGCCCCCCCTGCGGACCAGCCGCGCTGTTCGGGACCGAACTGTCACCGACAGGATCCCCCACCACTCGCCCCCGGTCCACGACTGCTCATGCTGCGGTCAAATGGAGATGCCCTGATTGTTCAAAACGTCAGGTGGACCGAACTCCCGCAGCCCGTCTTGCGCTGCCCCTCTGAGAACGACGTCCTGTCCTTGAATGAGTTGGCCGACCGTATCTACCGGCCCCCCAGAGCGCATTAACTGCATCCAAAGCGCTGACTCCTTTTATTCGGCCAGATTCTCTTCTGGAGTCTTGCTCATGCACGTCATGCCAAACTCTTCTCATTTCAAAACGAAGTTCACGCGCATCCGCAGTGACTTCGAAAGGACACATCTATGCCACGTACAACTCCTAAATCACGGCGCATTGCCTTCACATTGATTGAACTGCTGGTGGTGATCGCCATTATTGCGGTCTTGATCGCACTCTTGTTGCCTGCGGTGCAACAAGCACGTGAGGCTGCCCGTCGGACGCAGTGTAAGAACAATCTCAAACAACTGGGTCTGGCCCTGCATAACTATCACGGCAGCCATAACTGCTTTCCCTTCGGTCAGGAAAACAGCGGGACCGCCCCCCGGGACAATTGCTGGTCGGCAATCAGCCAGCTCTTGCCCTACTTCGACCAGGCAAACGTCTACAACATGATTAACTTTTCCACAGGGGTCAGCGACCCTGTGAATGCGATTCCACGGGCGATCGAACTACCGGGATTGCGCTGTCCGAGCGACCCACAGCAGAATCTGAGCGGGCAGGGGGGAGGAACAAGCTACTTCGCCAACAAAGGGAACGGAGTCATCTGGACTGCGCCGACAGGACCGAATGCCGCTTTCCCCGCTCAGAACGGCGTCATGTATTTCCAAAGCTCCGTCCGCATGGCCGACATCACGGATGGCACCAGTAACACAGCCTCGTTCAGTGAACGCATCATGGCAGATGGGAATAATGGCATGGTCAGCCCTGTCGCGGACGTCTTCTTCAGCCCCGCCTCGCCCGCGAGTGCTGATGAGGCAGTTGAGATCTGTCACGCTCTCGACATCACCAATCTCGCCAATCAGTTTCCCCTGTTTATGGGGGCTCCGTGGATGAACGGACAGCATACCTACCTCCACACGAATGTCCCGAACTCCCGCTCGTGCGGCTTCTTTCTCATCAATCGGGCGAGTATGCCTCCCAGTAGCCGCCACGTCGGAGGCGTCCATCTTCAACTGGCTGACGGATCGGTCCGGTTTGTGACCCAGAATATCGACCTCGCACTCTGGAGAGCGATTGGGTCGAGAAACGGGGGTGAACTGGTGGGCGATTTCTAACGATTCGCCGCGATGAACTTCGCCTCTGCGACAGCTTCGCCAAAGAACACTGCGGAATTATTCACACACAAAGTGCATCCGCCGTGCAGAAAGCATCGACTCCACGGCACAGTCTGAACCTCAGGCAACGACCGCAGTTTCCCGTGTGAGCCGGTAGAGAGTCTGCACGTTCAGTCACGCTGCGTTGGATTCGATAGACCCGTTTGTCTTGTATCTAGCTCTGATGAGAGCACTTCGACAGAATCTGAGTTTCACTTCAACCGAGAAGCTTTTATGCGCCATACGCGTTCTTTTTTCTATCAACGCCTGACGGCATCCCGTGGAATCTGTCTGTCCATGTCATTGTTCGGCCTTTTGGTTCTGTCCGGCTGCAGCGGTAAAAACGCACCCGTCAATGTGGATGTTGCACAGCAGACACTGACTTCGACACTGGAATTCTGGAAAGACGGAGAAACTCCAGAATCGGTTGCCGAACAGAAGCCGTCCATCATCGTCCAGGACATCGACTGGACCAGTGGAGCGAAGTTGATTGATTACGAAATTATTGACGACGGCAATCCCGTCGATGCCAATCTGATCGCAAAGGTCAAACTGAAGCTGCAGGCAACGGACGGCAAGGAAACAGAAAAAACGGTGACCTACGTTGTCGGGACCAGTCCGGTACTGACCGTTTTCCGCGACTTGATGAACTAACCAATAACTCACGATCCCGCGTCAGTCGTAAACGGTGATGCGTTCAACCGGGAACCTTTAACGCATCATGATTCGCACGGCGACACCGAGCTTGATCGAACAACGACAGGATAGGATTATGAAGCATCTGCTAGCAGCGATCTCCAGGAGTTTCGTGATGGCATCCGCACTGACATCAGCGACGATCTTTGCTGACGACACCATCCCCTCGACCCCAGCTTCTTCGTCAACCACGTTAACCGATTACAAAGTCGGTCCTGAACTTCAAAAGATTCCCGTCGAAGAGATTGAAAAGGCATACGAGGGGCGCACAGTCCCCGAAGCCATCCGGATGTATCTGGCCATCGTGAAAGGTTCCCGCATGGGAGCGGGAGAAGGATGGTTCGGTCCCGCACTGTCACGACACAACTGGGAATGGCTGGTAAAGCACTGCGGTGCGGAATCCGATACCGGGATCACTCAAGAACAGTTTTCCGGACCACCTTCCTGGTTCGCTCGACTCGACCGCAATCGCGATGGAAAGATCACCGCCGAAGATTTGAACTGGTCTGACCGTAACCCCTGGGTTCAGCAGGCCTATCTTATCAATCGCCTATTCAGGCGAATCGATCCGAATGGCGATGGAAAACTGTCACGTGAAGAGTGGCTGGCCTATTATGATCAGGTCTCACAGGGCAAAGACGAGATCACATCAGAAGAGCTGCGTGAGACGTGGCTCGCAGGGCTGACATCGGGATTCCTGCCGGGGGACGCCCCCACCCCTGAAATCCTTTTGAAAGGTCTTTTCACCGGAGAAGTCGGGTCACTGCAGGAAGGCCCTGGCCTCGATGAACAGGCTCCTGAATTTGCGTTGAAGACACATGATCAAAGTCAGACGGTCCGGCTCTCCGAGGTCATCGGCAAGAAACCGGTCGTACTCGTGTTCGGAAACTTTACCTGCGGACCGTTCCGCTCGATGTATTCCGGTGTCGAGGACATCTATCACCGTTTCAAAGACGATGCGGTCTTTCTTGGAGTCTACGTCCGCGAGGCTCATCCGACCGATGGCTGGAAGATGGAATCGAACGCCACCGTGGGTGTGAGTGTCGCTCAGCCGAAGTCCTATTCCGAGCGGACGGCGGTCGCGACACAGTGCCATGCCCTGCTGAAACCTTCAATCCCGCTGCTCGTGGATGAAATCGAGGATCCTGCAGGGAACGCTTACAGCGGGATGCCTGCGCGGATGTATGTGATCGATACGAAGGGCAAGGTCGCCTACAAGAGCGGTCGCGGCCCGTTCGGATTTAAGACCGGTGAGATGGAACAGGCCCTGATCATGACACTGCTGGACCAGACATCCACAGAGACAACTGCTCGAGGCGGTACTCGCCCCACCCCATAAATGGATTCGTTCGCGAATCACGACCGAATGCAACAGGCGCACGTCCGAGTCTTACCGGGCTGATGGAGTAAGACGATTCACCAAGTGAGTTTCAACTAAAGGATCGAAGTCATGAGCAGTGACGATGTGCTGGCGAACCAGAAGTCAATTCTGGCAAATCAGGAAGAGATTCTGGAGAACCAGGAGAAGATTCTGGCCCGGGTGGCGGCAGTCGAGGAGAACCAGGCTCGACTGGTGAAAATTCTATCCAACCAGGCAGCAATCATTGCGAATCAGGAGAATATCCTGAGCAATCAGACCAAGCTCGAAAAGGTTATCACAAATCAGGCGACAATCGTGGCAAACCAGGACCATATCCTGTGTAACCAGTCTAAACTCGAGAAAATCGTCGCCAATCAGGGGTCCATTCTGGGGAACCAGGAACACATCGTCGACAGCATTTCGAAGGTTCTGACAAACCAGGATTGTATCCTTGGAAATCAAAAGAAGATCATGAAAAAGTGACCCCTCTCGGGTCCGTTAAGAGGTCAGCCCGTGGCCTTCTGGTTCAGGCCTGAATGAACTCGAACGGACGATGACTTTTGCGAGCTGATCAGAAGATTCCCCCCCCCCGATGGTGCCAGCGCTCGGCACCATGCTGGCTGGCGGGATGACCCCGAACGTCAGCCGTCTGAGCCGACTCGCGCCCACGCATCGCCACGCAACTCGCGGGGATGATCTATTCATCAGGACCACGAGGTGATGAAACGGCACTCAGCGCAGTCGAGTTTGCTGACCAAGTCTATGCACTTTGCGAGAAACAATATGGCTCATATCCGTCTTCCTGAAGGGGTCCCCGGCATTGTCGGGCTCCTCAACCAGTTTCCCGATTCTGCTCAGCATCTGAGCGGACTGGCGCAGTCGGTCCTGCGTGGCCCCTCCTCGTTAAGTGAAGCGGAGAGGGAAGTCATCGCGTCGTACGTTTCAGCCGGGAATGAGTGCCGATTCTGTACGAGTTCCCATGCAGCGGCTGCGCGGCATTTACTGAGTGATCGGAGTGAGATCGTCGACGCCGTCATCGCAGACCTGGAGAACGCTCCCGTCGACGCGAAGCTCAAGGCCCTGTTAACCATCGCGGGCAAAGTTCGACGCGATGGTCGAACCGTGACCCCTGAAGATGTCCATACGGCGCGGATGGCGGGCGCCGATGACAAAGCGATTCATGACACCGTTCTGATTGCAGCCATGTTCTGCATGTACAACCGATACGTCGATGGCCTCGCCACCCTCACGCCCCAGGATCCTGAACTCTACAGGGAAATGGGGAAGCGATTGGCGACGCAGGGTTACGTCGGCTGAAACACCTTCACCCCAGTTAATCGAGGTCAACACGATCCGCTTCCGCGCAGCTTCTGCTCTGGAGCCACAAAGCAATGTCGACCAATCGGAACGACGGACAGACATGGAAACATGCGTACTACCGCCCAGTCGACCTCAATCGAAAAACCTCCTTTCTCGCATCATCTCTTCTGGTGTTCTCACGGCTGAGTTTTGAAGGACCGAACTATGAATGAACAGGCGTCGGCTTCCGTTTCCTGGTTTTCAGCACTCTCAGGCATCATGTTGGGAACCGCTTCTTCGGTGGTCCTCGCCGGGCCAGAAGTGACCCCGGTCGTGGGATTAACACCTCGATTCGCGATTTTGTCGGATGCCGAAGCCTGGAAGCGTCTCCCGGCAGCGCTCCACGGCGGCGACCAGCCATTGCCCTCGTGGGCAAGAATGCTGGCTTCAGAACTTCCCAAAACGACGGCCGCATTTCTGCAGCTTGATCTGGCCCAGCGTACGAAATCCCCCGTCGATCCAAGCCTGCGTGCCGGGATGCGGTGGATCTCTGCTCGAGCGAACCGATGCGGCTACGCCGAAGCGTACGCGGCGGCGGACGCACTGCGCGCGGGAGTCGAACCAGAAAAGGTCATCGGCCTGTCGAAAGAAGGGTACCCCGGGTGGTCCAGCGGCGAGAAAGCGGCCCTTGAATTTGCACGCAAGATGAGCGTCGATTCCGATTCCGTGACCGACGAAGAATTTGCCGCACTGGTCCAGCATTTTGGGCCCAATCAGGCCGCATCGATGGTCCTGCACATGGCCTACTCTAACTTTCAGGACCGTCTGCTGCTCAGTCTGGGAGCGCCACTGGAACCCGATGGACCTCTGGCTGCGGTCGACGTTGCGTTCCCTCCGGAAGCGTTCGTCACCAAGACGACACCGCCGCCCCCCTTAAAGAAGTCATCGCTGCCGAAGCCCAATGGCGCGGATCTGGTGCAAGACGATCCGCAATGGAAACGGTTCACGTACGAACAACTGCAAGAGCGTCTTGAAGCGCAAAGGCAAAAAGCGACGCGTCTACCGATACCCTCGTGGGACGAAGTCAGCCGCAATCTGCCCGAGGGGCTGATGAAGACGCCGAGCGACATTGTCTGGTACCGAATCGTGTTCGGCTATGCCCCCGAACTGGCCGTCCCTTTTGAGATCTTCATGAGGACCGCCGGGGCAGAGATCGGTCCCCGCTGGGACCGGATTTTCGGACAGGGACTCTTCTGGG is from Schlesneria sp. DSM 10557 and encodes:
- a CDS encoding DUF1559 domain-containing protein → MSLRSELRRRAFTLIELLVVIAIIAVLIALLLPAVQQAREAARRTQCKNNLKQLGLAMHNYSDTYGGFPMGKNTTVSGVSATNLPAQARILPYIDQANLYALINFNVSGNNPLNVVAYNTNVSAYRCPSDPDSLPGVVGGRNNYYTNTGTSVLNGIPSQAVGGNGYGWPSHNGVIFQDSFIRFGDIIDGTSNTALMSERMLGDGSNGVSTPRTDTFQPGTYPENADEAWQLCHNFDVNDLSKQGKSNGGVPWLQPDHTTTYYYHIMVPNDLSCMFPPGRIATTANSRHVGGVHLLLCDGSVRFSSSNVDLQVWRGVGTRNGSEIASDF
- a CDS encoding DUF1559 domain-containing protein, which produces MPRTTPKSRRIAFTLIELLVVIAIIAVLIALLLPAVQQAREAARRTQCKNNLKQLGLALHNYHGSHNCFPFGQENSGTAPRDNCWSAISQLLPYFDQANVYNMINFSTGVSDPVNAIPRAIELPGLRCPSDPQQNLSGQGGGTSYFANKGNGVIWTAPTGPNAAFPAQNGVMYFQSSVRMADITDGTSNTASFSERIMADGNNGMVSPVADVFFSPASPASADEAVEICHALDITNLANQFPLFMGAPWMNGQHTYLHTNVPNSRSCGFFLINRASMPPSSRHVGGVHLQLADGSVRFVTQNIDLALWRAIGSRNGGELVGDF
- a CDS encoding PAS domain-containing sensor histidine kinase → MDSTQSPCDHQDLARDHVRLQTQYAEIALLAGGLAHEIRNPLSTIALNLDLLSEDLAAGDSPRERRILQKVIAVRKQCVNLERLLNDFLQFARVGALEQHPADLNAMVEEFIEFYQPQAKDLGIEISPHLAANLPQVNIDARLFRQVLNNLSRNAQQAMPRGGVLELQTYERDGRVILEIIDNGEGMSPETQAKMFDTFYSTKREGSGLGLPTVRKIVEVHGGTIHCDSEPHRGTRFSISLPIADKTE
- a CDS encoding STAS domain-containing protein — translated: MNHGHLPHETEEYYEAETAVLPRCGNELGGMLTATASETHTAVQSSTTHYFQDVIPELEIYHAGELTVLGFGGREIVDQLNFAQCSEEFMNLVRDYQCQTLALDMTGVRLIPSGLLGVLVTVHLQQIDIHLFNPSRDIREVLEITKLDRVWHLHEIDV
- a CDS encoding deiodinase family protein, which codes for MKHLLAAISRSFVMASALTSATIFADDTIPSTPASSSTTLTDYKVGPELQKIPVEEIEKAYEGRTVPEAIRMYLAIVKGSRMGAGEGWFGPALSRHNWEWLVKHCGAESDTGITQEQFSGPPSWFARLDRNRDGKITAEDLNWSDRNPWVQQAYLINRLFRRIDPNGDGKLSREEWLAYYDQVSQGKDEITSEELRETWLAGLTSGFLPGDAPTPEILLKGLFTGEVGSLQEGPGLDEQAPEFALKTHDQSQTVRLSEVIGKKPVVLVFGNFTCGPFRSMYSGVEDIYHRFKDDAVFLGVYVREAHPTDGWKMESNATVGVSVAQPKSYSERTAVATQCHALLKPSIPLLVDEIEDPAGNAYSGMPARMYVIDTKGKVAYKSGRGPFGFKTGEMEQALIMTLLDQTSTETTARGGTRPTP
- a CDS encoding carboxymuconolactone decarboxylase family protein, translated to MKRHSAQSSLLTKSMHFARNNMAHIRLPEGVPGIVGLLNQFPDSAQHLSGLAQSVLRGPSSLSEAEREVIASYVSAGNECRFCTSSHAAAARHLLSDRSEIVDAVIADLENAPVDAKLKALLTIAGKVRRDGRTVTPEDVHTARMAGADDKAIHDTVLIAAMFCMYNRYVDGLATLTPQDPELYREMGKRLATQGYVG